The following proteins are co-located in the Frigidibacter mobilis genome:
- a CDS encoding alpha/beta fold hydrolase produces the protein MLTTVLHGAPTAEPPLLIVHGLFGSARNWGVIARRLSDARQVIAVDMRNHGDSPWTEAHGYEDLARDLAAVIRAQGGRADVLGHSMGGKAAMQLAQTEGALLRRLIVADIAPVAYGHSQSHLVRAMQSLPLAGLATRGEADRQLAEAIPDDGTRAFLLQSLDLKASPPRWKLNLSLLEQEMDRITGWPGTEGQFDGPTLFLAGANSDYIRPEHREIIKALFPNAKQAKIPGAGHWLHAEKPREFEAAIRAFLA, from the coding sequence ATGCTGACCACCGTCCTCCACGGCGCCCCCACCGCCGAGCCGCCGCTGCTGATCGTGCATGGCCTGTTCGGCTCTGCCCGCAACTGGGGCGTGATCGCCCGCCGCCTGTCGGATGCGCGCCAGGTGATCGCCGTCGACATGCGCAACCACGGCGACAGCCCCTGGACCGAGGCGCATGGCTACGAAGACCTCGCCCGCGATCTCGCCGCCGTCATCCGTGCGCAGGGCGGGCGGGCCGATGTGCTGGGCCATTCGATGGGCGGCAAGGCGGCGATGCAGTTGGCGCAGACCGAAGGCGCGCTGCTGCGCCGGCTGATCGTCGCCGACATCGCCCCCGTCGCCTATGGCCACAGCCAGTCGCATCTGGTGCGGGCGATGCAATCCCTGCCGCTGGCGGGCCTTGCCACCCGCGGCGAGGCCGACCGGCAACTGGCCGAGGCCATCCCCGATGACGGCACCCGCGCCTTCCTGCTGCAATCGCTGGACCTGAAGGCCTCGCCGCCGCGCTGGAAGCTGAACCTCTCGCTGCTGGAGCAGGAGATGGACCGCATCACCGGCTGGCCCGGCACGGAAGGCCAGTTCGACGGCCCGACCCTGTTCCTGGCCGGCGCGAATTCCGACTATATCCGCCCCGAACACCGCGAGATCATCAAGGCCCTGTTCCCCAACGCCAAGCAGGCCAAGATCCCCGGCGCCGGCCATTGGCTCCATGCCGAAAAGCCGCGCGAATTCGAGGCCGCGATCAGGGCCTTTCTCGCCTGA
- a CDS encoding TIGR04283 family arsenosugar biosynthesis glycosyltransferase, which yields MRAPISIVIPTLEAGAELGPCLAALTEGLQAGLIRELIVSDGGSGDGTLALAGAAGAVVVSGPPGRGAQVARGVAVAQGAWLLVLHADTRLDPGWSAAVSSHLAGPAQAGWFRLRFRGGGLPGRIVAGWANLRSRVFGLPYGDQGLLVPAALLARLGGYPALPLMEDVALARRLRGQMRPLAGVAETSAARYLAEGWLRRGARNLGLLARYLAGADPVLLARDYALRRERP from the coding sequence ATGCGCGCACCGATTTCCATCGTGATCCCGACCCTGGAGGCGGGCGCGGAGCTGGGGCCCTGCCTTGCGGCGCTGACGGAAGGCCTGCAGGCCGGGCTGATCCGCGAGCTGATCGTGAGTGACGGCGGCTCGGGCGATGGCACGCTGGCGCTGGCCGGGGCGGCGGGGGCGGTGGTGGTGAGCGGCCCGCCGGGGCGCGGGGCGCAGGTGGCGCGCGGCGTGGCGGTGGCGCAGGGCGCGTGGCTGCTGGTGCTGCATGCCGATACGCGGCTGGATCCGGGCTGGAGCGCGGCGGTTTCGTCTCATCTGGCGGGCCCGGCGCAGGCCGGCTGGTTCCGGTTGCGGTTCCGCGGCGGCGGGCTTCCGGGGCGGATCGTGGCGGGCTGGGCCAACCTGCGCTCGCGGGTCTTCGGGCTGCCCTATGGCGACCAGGGGCTGCTGGTGCCGGCGGCGCTGCTGGCGCGGCTGGGCGGCTATCCGGCGCTGCCGCTGATGGAGGATGTGGCGCTGGCGCGGCGGCTGCGCGGGCAGATGCGGCCGCTGGCGGGCGTGGCCGAAACCTCGGCGGCGCGGTATCTGGCGGAGGGCTGGCTGCGGCGGGGCGCGCGCAACCTGGGGCTGCTGGCGCGCTATCTGGCGGGGGCCGATCCTGTGCTGCTGGCGCGGGACTATGCGCTCAGGCGAGAAAGGCCCTGA
- a CDS encoding YgfZ/GcvT domain-containing protein, translating to MTEATASGERAPDRRVFRITGADRESFLQGLVSNDLRKLAAGPVYAAFLTAQGKYLADFLLIPEPDAILLDIKDSIAEAFVRRLSMYRLRADVQIAPTDIKVWRGLGPAPVASVPDPRDASLGWRLYTAAEGPQAADPIDWDAIRVAACIPETGIELIPDDTYILEAGFERLNGVDFRKGCYVGQEVTARMKHKTELRKGFRTVLVEGAAPVGTELLAEGKPAGTLYTQSAGKGIAFLRFDRAQGEMLAGEAKVRLAE from the coding sequence ATGACCGAAGCAACAGCCTCTGGCGAACGCGCCCCGGACCGGCGGGTGTTCCGCATCACCGGCGCCGACCGCGAGAGCTTCCTGCAGGGGCTGGTCAGCAATGACCTGCGCAAGCTGGCGGCAGGCCCGGTCTATGCCGCCTTCCTCACCGCCCAGGGCAAGTATCTGGCCGATTTCCTGCTGATCCCCGAACCCGACGCCATCCTGCTCGACATCAAGGACAGCATCGCCGAGGCCTTCGTGCGCCGCCTGTCGATGTATCGCCTGCGCGCCGATGTGCAGATCGCGCCGACAGACATCAAGGTCTGGCGCGGCCTCGGCCCCGCCCCGGTGGCCTCGGTGCCCGACCCGCGCGATGCCAGCCTCGGCTGGCGGCTCTACACCGCCGCCGAAGGGCCACAGGCCGCCGACCCCATCGACTGGGACGCCATCCGCGTTGCCGCCTGCATCCCCGAAACCGGCATCGAGTTGATCCCCGATGACACCTATATCCTCGAGGCCGGGTTCGAGCGGCTGAACGGCGTCGATTTCCGCAAGGGCTGTTATGTCGGGCAGGAGGTGACGGCGCGGATGAAGCACAAGACAGAGCTGCGCAAGGGCTTCCGCACCGTCCTGGTGGAGGGCGCCGCCCCGGTGGGGACGGAGCTTCTGGCCGAAGGCAAGCCCGCCGGCACGCTCTACACCCAGTCAGCCGGCAAGGGCATCGCCTTCCTGCGGTTTGACCGCGCGCAGGGCGAGATGCTGGCAGGCGAGGCGAAGGTTCGGCTGGCGGAATAG
- a CDS encoding DUF2798 domain-containing protein: MTSKTHAILAQIFMTGMMAFFMTGIFTGLHGGLSLLWLGAWGRAFAAAWPVAFVLSMVIAPIGIKASGALLARLQPAK, from the coding sequence ATGACCAGCAAGACCCACGCAATTCTCGCCCAGATCTTCATGACCGGAATGATGGCCTTCTTCATGACCGGGATTTTCACCGGCCTGCATGGCGGGCTGTCGCTGCTCTGGCTCGGCGCATGGGGCCGGGCCTTCGCGGCGGCCTGGCCGGTCGCCTTCGTGCTGTCGATGGTGATCGCGCCGATCGGCATCAAGGCATCCGGGGCGCTGCTGGCGCGGCTGCAGCCGGCGAAATGA
- the efp gene encoding elongation factor P has translation MPKINGNEIRPGITVEHDGGLWAAVKVSHVKPGKGGAFAQVELKNLRDGRKLNERFRSEDKVEQVRLETKDQQFLYETDGMLVFMDSETFEQTELPADLLGDRRPFLQDGMTASIEYYGEEALSVQLPQKVICKVVDTEPVQKGQTAANSYKPAILDNGVRIMVPPFVGPGEDIVVHTELMEYSERA, from the coding sequence ATGCCCAAGATCAACGGCAACGAAATCCGCCCCGGTATCACCGTGGAACATGACGGTGGCCTCTGGGCTGCGGTCAAGGTCAGCCACGTCAAGCCGGGCAAGGGCGGGGCCTTTGCCCAGGTCGAGCTGAAGAATCTGCGCGACGGGCGCAAGCTGAACGAACGCTTCCGGTCGGAAGACAAGGTCGAGCAGGTGCGGCTGGAGACGAAAGACCAGCAATTCCTGTATGAAACCGATGGGATGCTGGTGTTCATGGACAGCGAGACCTTCGAGCAGACCGAGCTTCCGGCCGACCTTCTGGGCGACCGCCGGCCGTTCCTGCAGGACGGGATGACCGCCTCGATCGAGTATTACGGCGAGGAGGCCCTGTCGGTGCAACTGCCGCAGAAGGTGATCTGCAAGGTGGTGGATACCGAGCCGGTGCAGAAGGGCCAGACCGCCGCGAACAGCTACAAGCCGGCGATCCTCGACAATGGCGTGCGCATCATGGTGCCGCCCTTCGTGGGGCCGGGCGAGGATATCGTCGTCCATACCGAGCTGATGGAATATTCCGAGCGCGCCTGA
- a CDS encoding DUF6280 family protein encodes MRDFVDGTAFNYEQGQRARKLFAAVVLAALDDAIADDKKYGNGPEQIARWARSRDGREVLSCAGIDPNERVVKGLMEFVSKGVRTSVALSREESERRHALEEAEAA; translated from the coding sequence ATGCGCGATTTCGTTGACGGCACCGCATTCAACTACGAGCAAGGCCAGCGCGCGCGCAAACTCTTCGCCGCCGTCGTCCTCGCCGCCCTCGACGATGCGATTGCCGATGACAAGAAATACGGCAACGGGCCGGAACAGATCGCCCGCTGGGCGCGGTCCCGTGACGGGCGCGAAGTGCTGTCCTGTGCCGGGATCGACCCGAACGAGCGGGTGGTCAAAGGGCTGATGGAATTCGTGTCGAAGGGTGTGCGCACCTCGGTCGCGCTGTCGCGCGAGGAAAGCGAACGCCGTCACGCCCTGGAAGAAGCCGAAGCCGCCTGA